GCGACGCTGACAGCGGCCAGAATCGTGATTTCACCAAACCCGGGAGGGATAGCGCCAGCAGCAAGAGTTGGATAAAGCACGGCAACAGAAACGTCGAGTGGATAAGAGAAAGCCCCCGCCGGAATCACGGTGGACTCCGGGGGAGCATTCGTCCGTCAGTTGCTTAACCTTCGCGAAGATACATCGGGACCTCGCGTCATGACGGCATGAACACTAAAAGGCCTTGGCAGAACGTGCTTCGATGAGCGAGAGCGAGCGGACCGGACGGCATCGAGGCGCGTCAAGCAGGTGAACCCGACGCGGTTCAGCAATGCAGCGCTCCGGGGGACGTGCCCTTGGGGTGCCGCACGCAGCTCGAATGAGGGATTGTTAGGGCGTTTAAATCATCACCATTAACGCGGCGAACAGGGCGCCGAGTCCGACCATCGTGATCCCGATCGCTCGAAGCTTGGACGCAGCCAACGCCGTGTTGGGGTGGTCATCCCGATCACTCAGGTACATGCTGGCAGCAAAAAAGCCCGTGCCGGCCATGACGATCAGCCCAGACGTTCCGTAGATCCAGTTGATCCGGAATAGGAAGACGGCGATGGTAGCCGCCGTCGCGGCAATCATGATTCCGATGGAAACGCGAGGACTCATAGCAGAACGTACAAAATTTCAGCTCGGGAAGAGGTTCGGCGCCCGATCAGGGCAAAGATTTATTTTTTCTCAATGGAGACCGATTCGATTGCGTCACCCCCTTCAATTTCGTCGACGACATCCTTTCCGCTTGTTACTTTGCCAAACACGGTGTGCTTGCCATCGAGGTGCGACTGGGGTTCGTGGGTGATGAAGAACTGGCTTCCGTTGGTATTCGGTCCCGCATTCGCCATGGAGATCACGCCGGCCTCGTGCGAGAGCGGGTTGCCGCTCAGTTCGTCGTCGAACGTGTAGCCGGGTCCTCCACGCCCTGTGCCCGTCGGGTCACCGCCCTGAATCATGAAGTTGGGGATGACGCGGTGGAATGTCACGCCGTCGTAGAACCCTTCCTCCGAGAGGAAGACAAAATTGTTGACAGTATTGGGAGCGTGCTCGGGGTACAGTTCGAGCTCGATCGTCCCTTTGTTCGTCTCGAGCATTGCCGCGTAGACGGCGTCGTCATCGATCTGCATCTCCGGTGGGGAGTCCCACGTCTGGTGGTCGGCCATAAATTGCTTGCGGTTCGGTTGCAGAGAAAGCGCGTACAGTCGTTTGATACGTGAAAGCCAGTCCGCGGAAGTTGTTCGCGACGTGTGTCACGACGGACCGTTGGATCGTT
The DNA window shown above is from Longibacter salinarum and carries:
- a CDS encoding peptidylprolyl isomerase, encoding MADHQTWDSPPEMQIDDDAVYAAMLETNKGTIELELYPEHAPNTVNNFVFLSEEGFYDGVTFHRVIPNFMIQGGDPTGTGRGGPGYTFDDELSGNPLSHEAGVISMANAGPNTNGSQFFITHEPQSHLDGKHTVFGKVTSGKDVVDEIEGGDAIESVSIEKK